From the Streptomyces pluripotens genome, one window contains:
- a CDS encoding protein phosphatase 2C domain-containing protein translates to MRTDLVSDPGDAARPNEDFAAVGLPASGQGGCVVVLDGVTPPNGETGCLHSVPWFTARLGGALTELTVSSRDLTLPEVLARAVSRTAETHADTCDLSHPRTPQATVAVTRWSADTVEYLVLSDSVVLLQGPDGTVTPVLDGRLARLSRSALATDALVDATLRNREGGFFTAAADPSVAARAVAGVLPRREVRAMAALTDGATRWTERFRAGDWAALLRVLAEEGARSLVDRVRELERADREPRAFLGRAKTHDDATAVYAEL, encoded by the coding sequence ATGCGAACTGATCTCGTCTCGGACCCCGGTGACGCCGCCCGCCCCAACGAGGACTTCGCCGCCGTCGGACTACCCGCTTCGGGGCAGGGAGGTTGCGTGGTGGTCCTGGACGGCGTGACTCCGCCGAACGGCGAGACCGGTTGTCTGCATTCCGTCCCCTGGTTCACCGCGCGGCTCGGCGGCGCACTGACCGAACTGACCGTTTCCAGCCGAGATCTGACGCTCCCAGAGGTTCTCGCGCGGGCGGTCAGCCGCACCGCCGAGACCCATGCGGACACCTGTGACCTTTCTCACCCACGGACCCCGCAGGCGACGGTCGCCGTGACCCGCTGGTCCGCCGACACGGTCGAGTACCTGGTGCTGTCCGATTCCGTGGTGCTGCTGCAGGGCCCCGACGGCACGGTGACCCCGGTCCTGGACGGACGTCTCGCCCGGCTCTCCCGGTCCGCTCTCGCCACCGACGCGCTGGTGGACGCCACCCTGCGCAATCGGGAGGGCGGCTTCTTCACGGCCGCCGCCGACCCCTCAGTTGCGGCCCGCGCGGTCGCCGGCGTCCTGCCCCGCCGCGAGGTGCGGGCGATGGCGGCACTGACGGACGGCGCGACCCGCTGGACGGAGCGGTTCCGCGCAGGGGACTGGGCGGCCCTGCTGAGGGTGCTCGCCGAGGAGGGCGCCCGGTCCCTGGTCGACCGGGTCCGGGAGCTGGAGAGGGCGGACCGGGAGCCGCGGGCGTTCCTGGGACGCGCCAAGACGCACGACGACGCCACGGCGGTGTACGCGGAACTGTAG
- a CDS encoding MarR family winged helix-turn-helix transcriptional regulator — translation MHEDANGDAHRDTDQVTPSGADQEFLALERELTVLLRRARANQGEMAREVHPDLESSAYGLLIRLDELGGQRATELAAYIGVGKATMSRQLRALEELGLIAREPDPADGRAWLVTLTDEGRGRVGTVREARRARYVSQLAHWDRREVAELGRLLHQLNAVMEK, via the coding sequence GTGCACGAGGACGCAAACGGCGACGCACATCGCGACACCGACCAGGTGACGCCCAGTGGTGCGGACCAGGAATTCCTGGCGCTGGAACGCGAGTTGACCGTGCTGCTCCGGCGAGCCCGGGCCAACCAGGGCGAAATGGCCCGGGAGGTCCATCCCGACCTGGAATCCTCCGCTTACGGACTGCTCATCCGCCTGGACGAGTTGGGCGGCCAGCGGGCCACGGAACTGGCCGCCTACATCGGTGTCGGCAAGGCCACGATGTCCCGCCAACTGCGAGCCCTGGAAGAACTCGGCCTGATCGCCCGCGAACCCGACCCTGCCGACGGCCGTGCTTGGCTCGTCACCCTCACGGACGAGGGACGCGGCCGGGTCGGCACGGTTCGTGAGGCCCGCCGCGCCCGGTACGTCAGCCAGCTCGCCCACTGGGACCGCCGAGAGGTCGCGGAACTGGGTCGGCTACTGCACCAACTGAACGCGGTCATGGAGAAGTAG
- a CDS encoding sensor histidine kinase has protein sequence MRAPVQKKRPRRTGRRTAPAGAAEQTPVGTGRPTHVRTRLITAVAVVAAAVAGAGTPSLLTASQDVSDSQDLVALAARTQDALALAHSLADERDEVTSYIAAGRPKTKAPSEDRSARVDRQVGELRADTGTPARLRSDLDGVAVVRRGALTGKTTALQTHQAYSATITELHRLAERLAEQMPPRAGSGAQALAELDSAVEQSAAARGLLLAALNVPSNSQTVISPITGLPTTVTTSTEADTKQRDALTAAAQQARVRADAALVGFHESAPEDVAGSYDSTVTGPEVNSAEKYLATLTDQPTLADSELTTSTKKLDAALSARVDLMRGAESALYDHRTKDLAKLRDDDVTALEVRIAVLGALLLVAIGIATAMARTLTRPLSVLRRGSARLAESEDPASQEPITFTGRNDEFAQVVRSVNALHAHAATLHERVTTLETDRKHLVGQRQKMADAREALRADLAESAAQLERLRAGIGSTFVNLALRTLGLVERQLAVIEGLEEREQDPDRLATLFKLDHFATVMRRHSENLLVLAGTEHVQQHHGPVPLVDVVRAAVSEIERYERVRIAALPPHTHLAGFAADDLSHLLAELMENATSFSPPELPVEVSGWLLESGEVMLSVQDEGIGVAGDRLDGLNARLTDFDPESPYDHEAESGLGLGLYVVARLAHRHGVRVQLREQKQGGVAAVVVLPATLLAEGPAPTVPHQAAGPGTTGTFSLPGADAEANSNVLHTRPQPDDLLVALAERAVRSASAVPVEEAEAVSDGSAGRAVEDADGGPAGEVPAGPAGHGARDAGDGPTEHAVHAQAEPDAEDAETRPKAPAETSAETTMELLLPAPAKEPADVPQHNPGPRQDLTPRQAPDLAPAEPAGTPSRGTGSPEDTGGEDTHQASPPSDVEGRTRGTGEEPDTEGEAEAVTSKGLPKRTPKITAAAPPPRRPRAGVDADALRRRLGGFRRGAEAGYRDVETEIAEQTANNQRPTSHAHAEETTGGTAEEASS, from the coding sequence ATGCGAGCACCGGTGCAGAAAAAGCGGCCTCGGCGCACAGGCAGGCGGACGGCCCCCGCGGGGGCCGCTGAGCAGACTCCCGTGGGCACCGGCCGCCCCACCCATGTGCGCACCCGGCTGATCACCGCCGTCGCCGTGGTGGCCGCCGCCGTCGCGGGGGCCGGCACACCCTCCCTGCTCACCGCCTCCCAGGACGTCAGCGACTCCCAGGACCTGGTGGCACTGGCCGCCCGCACCCAGGACGCCCTCGCCCTGGCCCACTCCCTCGCCGACGAACGCGACGAGGTCACCTCCTACATCGCGGCCGGTCGTCCCAAGACGAAGGCGCCGTCCGAGGACCGCAGCGCCCGCGTCGACCGGCAGGTCGGGGAACTGCGGGCGGACACCGGTACTCCGGCCCGGTTGCGCAGCGACCTCGACGGTGTCGCCGTCGTGCGCCGGGGCGCACTCACCGGTAAGACCACCGCCCTGCAGACCCATCAGGCCTACTCCGCGACCATCACCGAACTGCACCGGCTCGCCGAGCGCCTGGCCGAGCAGATGCCCCCCAGAGCCGGCTCCGGCGCCCAGGCGCTCGCCGAACTGGACTCCGCCGTGGAGCAGTCGGCCGCCGCCCGGGGCCTGCTGCTGGCGGCACTGAACGTCCCGTCGAACTCCCAGACGGTCATCAGCCCCATCACGGGCCTGCCCACCACGGTCACCACCAGCACCGAGGCCGACACAAAGCAGCGGGACGCCCTCACGGCCGCCGCCCAACAAGCCCGCGTGCGCGCCGACGCGGCCCTCGTTGGCTTCCACGAGAGCGCCCCCGAGGATGTTGCGGGCTCCTACGACTCCACAGTCACCGGCCCTGAGGTCAACTCCGCGGAGAAGTATCTGGCCACGCTCACCGACCAGCCGACGCTGGCCGACAGCGAGTTGACCACGAGCACCAAGAAACTGGACGCGGCTCTCTCCGCCCGTGTCGACCTGATGCGCGGTGCCGAGTCCGCGCTGTACGACCACCGCACCAAGGACCTCGCGAAGCTCCGGGACGACGACGTCACCGCGCTGGAGGTCCGCATCGCCGTCCTCGGTGCGCTGCTGCTGGTCGCGATAGGCATCGCCACCGCCATGGCCCGCACCCTGACCCGCCCCCTGTCGGTTCTGCGCCGCGGTTCGGCCCGCCTCGCCGAGTCCGAGGACCCGGCCAGCCAGGAACCCATCACCTTCACAGGCCGCAACGACGAGTTCGCGCAGGTGGTCCGGTCGGTCAACGCCCTGCACGCGCACGCCGCGACCCTGCACGAACGCGTGACCACCCTGGAGACCGACCGCAAGCACCTGGTCGGTCAGCGCCAGAAGATGGCCGACGCCCGCGAGGCACTCCGTGCCGACCTCGCCGAGTCCGCGGCCCAGCTTGAGCGCCTGCGCGCCGGTATCGGATCCACCTTCGTCAACCTCGCCCTGCGTACCCTCGGCCTGGTCGAGCGCCAGCTGGCGGTCATCGAGGGCCTGGAGGAACGGGAACAGGACCCCGACCGCCTCGCCACCCTCTTCAAGCTGGACCATTTCGCCACGGTCATGCGTCGGCACAGCGAGAACCTCCTGGTCCTCGCCGGTACCGAGCACGTCCAGCAGCACCACGGGCCGGTCCCGCTGGTCGACGTCGTCCGTGCGGCGGTCAGCGAGATCGAGCGTTACGAGCGCGTTCGGATCGCCGCGCTCCCCCCGCACACGCACCTTGCCGGCTTCGCCGCCGACGACCTCTCCCACCTGCTGGCCGAGCTGATGGAGAACGCCACCTCGTTCTCCCCGCCGGAGCTCCCCGTTGAGGTATCCGGGTGGCTCCTGGAGTCCGGCGAGGTCATGCTGTCGGTCCAGGACGAGGGCATCGGCGTGGCGGGGGACCGCCTGGACGGCCTCAACGCACGTCTCACCGACTTCGACCCCGAGTCCCCCTACGACCACGAGGCCGAGTCGGGCCTCGGTCTCGGCCTGTACGTGGTCGCCCGGCTGGCCCACCGTCACGGTGTCCGTGTGCAACTGCGCGAGCAGAAGCAGGGCGGTGTCGCGGCGGTCGTGGTCCTCCCGGCCACGCTGCTCGCCGAGGGGCCGGCGCCGACCGTCCCGCACCAGGCCGCGGGACCGGGTACCACGGGAACCTTCTCCCTCCCCGGCGCTGACGCCGAGGCCAACTCCAACGTCCTGCACACCCGGCCCCAACCGGACGACCTGTTGGTGGCCCTTGCAGAACGTGCGGTACGCAGCGCCTCCGCTGTTCCAGTGGAGGAGGCCGAGGCCGTCTCCGACGGGTCGGCCGGGCGCGCGGTGGAGGACGCGGACGGTGGGCCGGCAGGGGAAGTCCCCGCCGGACCGGCTGGGCACGGAGCGCGGGACGCGGGCGACGGCCCGACGGAGCACGCCGTGCACGCGCAGGCCGAGCCGGATGCCGAGGATGCCGAGACCCGCCCGAAGGCCCCGGCGGAGACCAGTGCCGAGACGACGATGGAGCTCCTGCTCCCGGCCCCGGCCAAGGAACCGGCGGACGTCCCGCAGCACAACCCGGGCCCACGGCAGGACCTGACCCCGCGCCAGGCCCCGGACCTCGCCCCGGCAGAGCCGGCGGGGACCCCGTCGCGTGGCACCGGGAGCCCAGAAGACACCGGTGGGGAGGACACCCACCAGGCGTCACCCCCGTCCGACGTCGAAGGCCGCACGCGTGGCACGGGAGAGGAGCCGGACACCGAGGGTGAGGCTGAGGCGGTCACCAGCAAGGGCCTGCCCAAGCGCACCCCCAAGATCACCGCAGCGGCCCCGCCGCCCCGCCGGCCCCGCGCCGGCGTGGACGCGGACGCCCTGCGCCGCAGGCTCGGAGGCTTCCGCCGGGGGGCGGAAGCCGGCTACCGCGACGTGGAGACGGAGATCGCGGAACAGACGGCCAACAACCAGCGGCCGACCAGCCACGCACACGCCGAAGAAACCACGGGGGGCACAGCCGAGGAGGCAAGCAGTTGA
- a CDS encoding rhomboid-like protein: MERTVTGSAKALSPPSPGKPLPDDGAVTVPVAAVTDLLDGVPRQRGAAAAGRAASSGPEPAVRALRPWCWRPWRLLPTPAGTPFTFCYVAVLGVTSLVAALADPGLVHALQQGSSTDVAHLVRTPVLVLLASALWTAGGVVSPYTVAFVVVLTALERRTGGVRTACVFLAGHVLATLATEVPVGLAVLSGHLPETSLHRLDYGISFGVAASTGALAGLLAPWMRWPLLVLTGGVLLDDLLAFQDPMTNWGHLIAFAIGVVSWPLVRRSQRPDAALSAASR; this comes from the coding sequence GTGGAACGGACCGTGACGGGCTCTGCGAAGGCCCTGTCTCCGCCCTCGCCGGGCAAGCCCCTTCCCGACGACGGCGCCGTCACCGTCCCGGTCGCCGCGGTGACCGATCTGCTCGACGGCGTGCCGCGCCAGCGCGGTGCCGCGGCTGCCGGCCGGGCAGCGTCGTCCGGGCCGGAGCCGGCCGTGCGGGCACTGCGGCCGTGGTGCTGGCGGCCGTGGCGCCTGCTGCCCACCCCGGCGGGCACCCCGTTCACCTTCTGCTACGTGGCTGTCCTGGGGGTCACCTCCCTGGTCGCGGCCCTGGCCGATCCCGGTCTCGTCCACGCCCTCCAACAGGGTTCCAGCACGGATGTGGCCCACCTGGTGCGCACGCCCGTACTGGTGCTGCTGGCGAGCGCGTTGTGGACCGCGGGCGGGGTCGTCTCGCCCTACACGGTCGCGTTCGTCGTGGTGCTCACTGCCCTGGAACGGAGGACGGGCGGCGTGCGGACCGCCTGCGTGTTCCTGGCTGGGCACGTCCTGGCCACCCTCGCCACCGAGGTTCCGGTGGGCCTCGCGGTACTGTCCGGGCACCTGCCGGAGACCTCGCTGCACCGCCTGGACTACGGCATCAGCTTCGGTGTCGCCGCCAGCACCGGTGCGTTGGCCGGGCTGCTCGCCCCCTGGATGCGCTGGCCGCTGCTCGTCCTGACCGGCGGTGTGCTCCTCGACGACCTGCTCGCCTTCCAGGACCCGATGACCAACTGGGGCCACCTCATCGCCTTCGCGATCGGTGTCGTCAGCTGGCCGTTGGTCCGGCGCTCGCAGCGGCCCGACGCGGCGCTGTCCGCGGCGTCCCGATGA
- the lon gene encoding endopeptidase La yields the protein MAAESTAFTLVLPVLPLDDEVVLPGMVVPLYLSDAEVRAAVEAAQAAAQSEPGKPKVLLVPRVDGRYAKTGVLGTVEQVGRLADGDPGTLIRGRSRVRIGAGTTGPGAALWVEGARVDESIPDPLPGQVAELVKEYKALATTWLKKRGAWQVVDRVQAIDGVSALADNSGYSPFLTTEQKVALLETADPVERLKLATQQLRDHLAEQDVAETIAKDVQEGVDKQQREFLLRRQLEAVRKELRELNGENGKDSAEEPDDYRARVEAADLPEKVREAALKEVDKLERASEQSPEGSWIRTWLDTVLEMPWNERTDDSVSAYDIRGARAVLDAEHAGLEDVKERITEYLAVRKRRSGRGLGVIDGRFDQGAARSTSAEGGGRRAGGAVLALVGPPGVGKTSLGESVAHAMGRRFVRVALGGVRDEAEIRGHRRTYVGALPGRIVRAIKEAGSMNPVVLLDEIDKVGSDFRGDPAAALLEVLDPAQNHTFRDHYLEVELDLSDVVFLATANVLEAIPEALADRMEIVRLDGYTEDEKVVIARDHLLPRQLERAGLAGDEVAIDESALRKLAGEYTREAGVRTLERSIARLLRKVAAQHELGERQLPFTVTDGDLRALLGRPHHVPESAQDPAERRTAVPGVATGLAVTGAGGDVLYVEASLADPETGAAGLTLTGQLGDVMKESAQIALSFLRSHGAELELPVADVKDRGVHIHFPAGAVPKDGPSAGITMTTALASLLSGRLVRTDVAMTGEVSLTGRVLPIGGVKQKLLAAHRAGVTTVIIPRRNEPDLDDVPAEVLEKLDVHAVTDVRQVLELALAPAANGATPEVPVAA from the coding sequence ATGGCTGCTGAGTCCACGGCGTTCACGCTCGTTCTGCCCGTACTGCCGCTCGACGACGAGGTCGTGCTGCCGGGGATGGTGGTTCCGCTGTACCTGAGCGACGCCGAGGTGCGGGCCGCGGTGGAGGCCGCGCAGGCCGCCGCCCAGTCCGAGCCGGGGAAGCCCAAGGTGCTGCTGGTGCCACGCGTCGACGGGAGGTACGCCAAGACCGGTGTGCTGGGCACGGTCGAGCAGGTGGGCAGGCTGGCTGACGGCGACCCGGGGACGCTGATCCGCGGCCGGAGCCGGGTGCGCATCGGCGCGGGCACCACCGGCCCCGGTGCGGCACTGTGGGTCGAGGGCGCACGCGTCGACGAGAGCATCCCCGATCCGCTGCCGGGGCAGGTAGCGGAACTCGTGAAGGAGTACAAGGCGCTCGCCACCACCTGGCTCAAGAAGCGCGGGGCTTGGCAGGTCGTGGACCGCGTCCAGGCCATCGACGGCGTCTCCGCGCTCGCCGACAACTCCGGCTACTCGCCCTTCCTCACCACTGAGCAGAAGGTCGCACTGCTGGAGACCGCCGATCCGGTGGAGCGCCTCAAGCTCGCCACGCAGCAGCTCCGTGACCACCTCGCTGAGCAGGACGTGGCCGAGACCATCGCCAAGGACGTTCAGGAAGGCGTCGACAAGCAGCAGCGGGAATTCCTGCTGCGTCGTCAGCTGGAGGCGGTCCGCAAGGAACTGCGCGAGCTGAACGGCGAGAACGGCAAGGATTCCGCCGAGGAACCCGACGACTACCGCGCCCGCGTGGAGGCCGCCGACCTGCCGGAGAAGGTCCGTGAGGCCGCGCTGAAGGAGGTCGACAAGCTGGAGCGCGCTTCCGAGCAGTCGCCCGAGGGCTCGTGGATCCGCACCTGGCTGGACACCGTCCTGGAGATGCCGTGGAACGAGCGGACCGATGACAGTGTCTCCGCGTACGACATCCGGGGGGCCAGGGCCGTGCTCGACGCCGAGCACGCGGGCTTGGAGGACGTCAAGGAACGCATCACCGAGTACCTCGCGGTGCGCAAGCGCCGCAGCGGGCGCGGTCTGGGCGTGATCGACGGACGGTTCGACCAGGGGGCGGCGCGAAGCACCTCGGCCGAGGGCGGTGGACGGCGGGCGGGCGGTGCCGTGCTGGCCCTGGTGGGGCCGCCCGGTGTCGGCAAGACCTCGCTCGGTGAGTCCGTCGCCCACGCCATGGGGCGCAGGTTCGTCCGGGTCGCCCTGGGCGGCGTCCGGGACGAGGCCGAGATCCGCGGTCACCGACGCACCTACGTCGGGGCGCTGCCCGGCCGGATCGTGCGCGCCATCAAGGAGGCCGGGTCCATGAATCCGGTCGTGCTCCTCGACGAGATCGACAAGGTCGGCTCCGACTTCCGGGGCGACCCGGCCGCGGCCCTGCTGGAGGTCCTGGACCCGGCGCAGAACCACACGTTCCGGGACCACTACTTGGAGGTTGAACTCGACCTGTCCGACGTGGTCTTCCTGGCCACGGCCAATGTGCTGGAGGCCATCCCGGAGGCCCTCGCCGACCGGATGGAGATCGTCCGCCTGGACGGCTACACCGAGGACGAGAAGGTGGTCATCGCCCGGGACCACCTGCTCCCGCGTCAGCTGGAGCGGGCCGGCCTGGCCGGGGACGAGGTCGCCATCGACGAGAGCGCGCTGCGCAAGCTGGCGGGCGAGTACACGCGCGAGGCCGGCGTGCGCACCTTGGAGCGGTCCATCGCACGGCTGCTGCGCAAGGTAGCCGCTCAGCATGAACTGGGCGAGCGGCAACTGCCGTTCACCGTGACGGACGGTGACCTGCGGGCCCTGCTCGGGCGCCCGCACCACGTGCCCGAGTCCGCCCAGGATCCGGCGGAGCGGCGGACGGCCGTGCCCGGCGTGGCGACCGGACTCGCGGTCACCGGGGCCGGTGGCGACGTGCTCTACGTGGAGGCGTCCCTCGCCGACCCGGAGACCGGCGCAGCGGGCCTGACCCTCACCGGCCAGCTGGGTGACGTGATGAAGGAGTCGGCACAGATCGCGCTGAGCTTCCTACGCAGCCACGGTGCCGAACTGGAGTTGCCGGTGGCCGATGTGAAGGACCGGGGGGTACACATCCACTTCCCGGCGGGCGCGGTCCCGAAGGACGGCCCGAGTGCCGGCATCACGATGACCACGGCCCTTGCGTCCCTGCTCTCCGGCCGTCTGGTCCGCACGGACGTGGCCATGACCGGCGAGGTCTCGCTGACCGGCCGGGTGCTGCCCATCGGCGGCGTGAAGCAGAAGCTGCTCGCCGCCCACCGTGCCGGGGTGACCACCGTGATCATCCCCAGGCGCAACGAGCCCGATCTGGATGATGTCCCGGCCGAGGTGCTGGAGAAGCTGGACGTCCACGCCGTGACCGACGTCCGCCAGGTCCTGGAGCTGGCGCTCGCGCCCGCGGCGAACGGCGCGACGCCGGAGGTTCCCGTGGCGGCGTGA
- a CDS encoding SpoIIE family protein phosphatase encodes MERQSTYTATATIDEQGILTGWSEGAQRLLGYDSTTVIGRPATTLLAADDAMARRALIGRERWNGTVPVRHLDGRSLELGVLAHRRTSDRGDTDWLVVSAVTVRAQQPRGEPLEEWTFLQSPFPLAIFDAELRLVRANRRMEHALALPEAAMRGLRLPHIVPGTASEQTNRSMLFALESGLPQQSRLRLGPEFGQTSVLTPLKDSGGRVRAVCLSTQQPAVGASDRQRTPGPAASRADTVADRTRAAQELGEVTVPRLADAMAVDLFDSPRTEDEEGETDPAPTGPVVLRRATLRAVPDTEGLGNGTGVGDAVICPADSPPAHCLAAGRPLLYDTTDPAVAEWAALNPGAAWLRASGARSLLVVPLLAQDSTLGVALFGRLPERERFGPEDLRLAEEFTTRAAAGIRRARAQSRARTTTMALQRSLLPHPLPDQGALEIATRYLPAATRVGVGGDWFDVIPLSGARVALVVGDVVGHGIRASATMGRLRTAVRTLADVDLPPDELLTHLDDLVLRLAADEGSSDPAAETAGGIGTTCLYAVYDPVARKCILARAGHPPPAVVTPDGAVRFLDVPAGPPLGLGGLPFEATETDLPEGSLLALYTNGLFEARDHDIDEALDKMFAALGRPAKSLDSVCDRVLTELLSHRPDDDIALLVARTRALHEDRVASWELGSEPTVVSPARRYAGEQLSVWGLAEAAFTTELMVSELVTNAIRYGRPPIRLRLIHQDSTLICEVYDSSDTTPHMRRARIFDEGGRGLLLVAQLAERWGTRHDRVGKTVWAEQTVVGS; translated from the coding sequence ATGGAGCGACAGTCGACGTACACGGCCACGGCCACCATCGATGAACAGGGCATCCTCACGGGCTGGAGCGAGGGAGCCCAGCGGCTGCTCGGCTACGACTCCACCACGGTGATCGGACGACCCGCCACCACGCTCCTCGCCGCCGACGACGCGATGGCCCGGCGGGCTCTGATCGGACGGGAGCGCTGGAACGGCACCGTCCCGGTGCGGCACCTGGACGGCCGGTCACTGGAACTCGGCGTGCTCGCGCACCGCCGGACCTCGGACCGCGGAGACACCGACTGGCTCGTGGTGAGCGCCGTGACGGTCCGGGCACAGCAGCCTCGGGGCGAGCCGCTGGAGGAGTGGACGTTCCTCCAGTCCCCCTTCCCGCTGGCCATCTTCGACGCGGAATTGCGCCTGGTGCGCGCCAACCGTCGCATGGAACACGCCCTCGCCCTGCCCGAGGCGGCGATGCGCGGGCTACGTCTCCCGCACATCGTGCCGGGGACCGCGAGCGAGCAGACCAACCGGTCGATGCTGTTCGCGCTGGAGTCCGGACTCCCGCAGCAGTCGCGGCTCCGCCTCGGCCCGGAATTCGGCCAGACCAGCGTCCTGACCCCGCTGAAGGACTCCGGCGGACGGGTTCGGGCCGTCTGCCTGTCCACACAACAGCCCGCCGTGGGCGCCAGCGACCGGCAGCGCACACCGGGTCCGGCCGCCTCACGCGCCGACACGGTGGCCGACCGGACCCGGGCCGCACAGGAACTGGGTGAAGTCACCGTCCCCCGGCTCGCCGACGCAATGGCGGTCGATCTGTTCGACTCACCCCGGACCGAGGACGAGGAGGGCGAGACGGACCCGGCACCAACGGGCCCGGTGGTGCTGCGCCGCGCCACCCTGCGCGCGGTCCCTGACACCGAGGGGCTCGGCAACGGCACCGGGGTGGGCGACGCGGTCATCTGCCCGGCGGACTCGCCTCCGGCACACTGCTTGGCAGCGGGCCGTCCGCTTCTGTACGACACGACGGACCCGGCCGTCGCCGAGTGGGCCGCGCTCAACCCGGGTGCCGCGTGGCTACGCGCGTCCGGGGCTCGTTCGCTGCTGGTGGTGCCACTGCTCGCCCAGGACAGCACGCTCGGCGTCGCCCTCTTCGGGCGGCTCCCGGAGCGGGAGCGGTTCGGACCGGAGGATCTGCGGCTCGCCGAGGAGTTCACGACCAGGGCAGCCGCCGGCATCCGGCGGGCCCGCGCCCAGTCCCGGGCCCGCACCACCACCATGGCCCTGCAACGCAGCCTGCTCCCGCACCCACTGCCCGACCAAGGGGCCTTGGAGATCGCCACCCGCTATCTACCCGCGGCCACCCGGGTGGGTGTGGGCGGCGACTGGTTCGACGTGATCCCGCTGTCGGGGGCACGGGTGGCGCTCGTCGTGGGTGACGTGGTCGGACACGGCATCCGTGCCTCCGCCACCATGGGCCGACTGCGTACGGCGGTGCGCACTCTGGCGGACGTGGACCTGCCGCCCGACGAACTCCTCACCCACCTCGACGACCTGGTGCTGCGGCTGGCCGCCGACGAGGGCAGCTCGGACCCGGCTGCCGAGACCGCCGGCGGCATCGGCACCACCTGCCTGTACGCCGTCTACGACCCCGTCGCACGCAAGTGCATCCTGGCCCGGGCCGGTCATCCGCCGCCGGCCGTGGTCACCCCCGACGGCGCCGTCCGCTTCCTCGACGTGCCCGCCGGGCCACCGCTCGGTCTGGGCGGGCTGCCCTTCGAGGCCACCGAGACCGACCTACCCGAGGGCAGTCTGCTCGCCCTCTACACCAACGGCCTGTTCGAGGCCCGCGACCACGACATCGACGAGGCGCTGGACAAGATGTTCGCCGCACTCGGCCGCCCGGCCAAGTCGCTGGACTCCGTCTGCGACCGGGTGCTCACCGAGCTGCTGAGCCACCGGCCCGACGACGACATCGCCCTGCTGGTGGCCCGTACCCGGGCCCTACACGAGGACCGGGTCGCCTCCTGGGAGCTGGGCAGCGAACCCACCGTCGTCTCCCCCGCCCGCCGGTACGCCGGCGAGCAGTTGTCCGTGTGGGGCCTGGCCGAGGCCGCGTTCACCACCGAGCTGATGGTCAGCGAGTTGGTCACCAACGCCATCCGCTACGGCCGCCCGCCCATCCGGCTCCGGTTGATCCACCAGGACAGCACGCTGATCTGCGAGGTGTACGACTCCAGCGACACCACCCCGCACATGCGCCGGGCCCGGATCTTCGACGAGGGCGGCCGGGGCCTGCTGCTGGTCGCCCAGCTCGCCGAGCGCTGGGGCACCCGGCACGATCGGGTCGGCAAGACGGTGTGGGCGGAGCAGACGGTCGTGGGGTCCTGA
- a CDS encoding lysozyme: MPVHSPGPFSPRVLTVLVTALLTALAITLPRSSAQAATAPRRGSAHMGMGVLAHDGQGGTPSMGYVTQTEGVDVSAHQGNVAWSTLWNSGVRWAYTKATEGTYYTNPYFAQQYNGSYQVGMIRGAYHFATPDTTSGTTQANYFVDHGGGWSRDGKTLPGVLDIEWNPYGATCYGKTASQMVDWIADFLDTYKARTGRDAVIYTATSWWTRCTSDYDRFASADPLWIARYASAPGTLPAGWSYFTMWQYTSAGPAVGDHDKFNGALDRVQALARG, encoded by the coding sequence ATGCCCGTGCACAGCCCCGGCCCCTTCTCCCCACGAGTTCTCACCGTCCTGGTCACGGCCCTGCTCACGGCACTCGCCATCACCCTCCCCCGCTCCTCCGCCCAGGCCGCAACCGCACCCCGCCGCGGCTCCGCACACATGGGGATGGGCGTCCTCGCCCACGACGGGCAAGGCGGCACGCCCAGCATGGGGTACGTCACCCAGACCGAAGGTGTGGACGTCTCGGCCCATCAGGGCAACGTCGCCTGGTCAACCCTGTGGAACAGCGGGGTGCGCTGGGCATACACGAAGGCCACCGAAGGTACGTACTACACGAACCCGTACTTCGCCCAGCAGTACAACGGCTCCTACCAGGTGGGCATGATCCGCGGCGCCTACCACTTCGCGACCCCGGACACCACCAGCGGTACCACCCAGGCCAACTACTTCGTCGACCACGGTGGCGGCTGGTCCCGGGACGGCAAGACCCTGCCCGGTGTCCTCGACATCGAGTGGAACCCCTACGGCGCTACGTGCTACGGCAAGACCGCGAGCCAGATGGTCGACTGGATCGCCGACTTCCTGGACACCTACAAGGCCCGCACCGGAAGGGACGCCGTGATCTACACGGCCACCAGCTGGTGGACCCGGTGCACCAGCGACTACGACCGTTTCGCCTCCGCCGACCCGCTGTGGATCGCCCGGTACGCATCGGCCCCGGGGACCCTGCCGGCCGGCTGGTCGTACTTCACGATGTGGCAGTACACCTCCGCCGGCCCGGCCGTCGGCGACCATGACAAGTTCAACGGAGCCCTGGACCGGGTGCAGGCCCTGGCACGCGGCTAA